One segment of Euwallacea fornicatus isolate EFF26 chromosome 23, ASM4011564v1, whole genome shotgun sequence DNA contains the following:
- the AstCC gene encoding uncharacterized protein AstCC, whose translation MSQIATMCPALVLFLLHCLISLKGAAAVPIETSQLEEANRVVADRSNDDYPDYQIGVRYDEYPTIVPKKRTALLVNRLMVALKEALEEEDKSTGKKVPGVFGSTGNLYSEDVRTMDLQRRGHQTSLANNGQNKVRLYWRCYFNAVTCF comes from the exons ATGAGCCAAATCGCCACCATGTGTCCAGCTCTGGTACTGTTTTTGCTCCATTGCCTAATATCCCTGAAGGGGGCGGCGGCTGTGCCGATCGAAACGTCGCAGCTTGAAGAAGCTAATAGAGTGGTTGCGGATAGGAGCAACGATGACTATCCAGATTACCAAATCGGGGTTCGATATGACGAATATCCG acgATTGTGCCGAAAAAACGAACAGCACTTCTAGTAAATCGACTCATGGTCGCTTTGAAAGAGGCCTTAGAAGAGGAAGATAAGAGCACAGGTAAAAAGGTCCCTGGAGTATTTGGCAGTACCGGAAATTTATACTCGGAGGATGTTAGAACT ATGGATCTTCAACGTAGAGGACATCAAACCTCTTTGGCCAACAATGGACAGAACAAAGTAAGACTGTACTGGCGATGCTACTTTAACGCGGTTActtgtttctaa
- the LOC136346560 gene encoding calpain-7-like gives MSSPDPEQLIENAINAAKIAVKFDQEGQLTPSAYYYEVAAKWLDQAAANFNDQKGDSLRTKSQEYRIRAEGLINSAKNDIEILPENEEHNEKKIVIKQCYFLLQQAIEEDEQGDKMDAIELYAKAVEYVMKYPDLLQGELKSVALQALERAETLKGIKGDVTETPPAPINAPVDAFKFPVHSANVTNQKPTSSTAKRPVLHRGTSAHLQVSGQDTYSDKEKAVLLHTSKINGRDYVPFMSIDLSERFQFSIPFTDKDGYLLLAPKQKRELYKFVRLQEISPDPCIVHGTFPNYLHIKQTVISDCSFVASLAVSAHYEAKFGRKLVTAVIYPQSKDRRPLYNPFGKYMIKLHINGIPRKVIIDDYLPIDRHGRILCSYSSNKSEFWVSLLEKAYMKVMGGYDFPGSNSNIDLHALTGWIPERAGIRLGDPDFNKDSLFTILETRIAKGDVLVSVATGELSDMDAERSGLVATHAYAVMDVRTINDVRLLKLKNPWSHLRWRGNYSELDLVHWTKELQHLLNYDPHSAAEFDNGVFWIDYDSLLKFFDVFYMNWNPELFKFTYCIHQMWHAGTGPAKDLYTVAANPQFSLSVTSEASGAVWLLLSRHITDIEDFRNNKEFITLFVYKNGRKVFYPYDPPPYIDGVKINSPHYLCKIILTPNSSRDYTIVVSQYEKSATIYYTLRAYATCPFKLSEIKDPYIEERQITGEWKGSTAGGCPNHPATYPANPKFRLDIESNTNSNQLLLELKGPKQYQIGLQAMIKHVNDESVSAPFKTKSSGPYRSGYVVLELSNIPSGSLEVVPSTFVPGQEGPFILVVKSSSLCRINQIQ, from the exons ATGTCATCACCTGACCCAGAACAACTTAtcgaaaatgcaataaatgcTGCCAAAATAGCAGTGAAATTTGATCAAGAGGGGCAACTAACACCGTCAGCTTATTATTATGAAGTAGCTGCCAAGTGGCTAGATCAAGCTGCAGCCAATTTTAATGATCAGAAAGGTGATTCTCTTAGAACTAAAAGTCAGGAGTACAGAATTCGAGCTGAAGGACTGATTAATAGTGCTAAAAATGATATTGAAAT TCTACCAGAAAATGAGGAGCacaatgaaaagaaaattgtaattaaacaaTGCTATTTTCTGTTGCAACAAGCCATAGAAGAAGATGAGCAAGGGGATAAAATGGATGCTATTGAATTGTATGCAAAGGCTGTAGAATATGTAATGAAATATCCAGATTTGTTACAAGGTGAATTGAAAAGTGTTGCTTTACAAGCCTTAGAGAGAGCAGAAACATTGAAAG GCATCAAAGGAGATGTCACAGAAACACCCCCAGCTCCCATTAACGCGCCTGTAGACGCATTCAAATTTCCCGTACATTCTGCTAATGTTACTAATCAAAAACCAACCTCTTCAACAGCAAAGCGACCAGTTCTTCATAGGGGAACAAGTGCTCATTTGCAA GTATCAGGCCAAGATACTTATAGTGATAAGGAAAAGGCAGTATTACTACAtacttccaagataaatggAAGGGATTATGTGCCTTTTATGAGTATTGATTTAAGTGAACG atttcAGTTCTCCATACCATTTACGGATAAAGATGGTTATTTATTGTTGGctccaaaacaaaaaagagagTTATACAAATTTGTGCGCTTGCAAGAAATCAGTCCTGATCCATGTATTGTCCATGGAACCTTTCCCAATTATCTTCATATCAAACAAACTGTGATTTCTGACTGTTCCTTTGTGGCCAGTCTAGCTGTAAGTGCCCATTATGAAGCAAAATTTGGCAGAAAACTCGTAACCGCTGTAATTTATCCACAATCAAAAGATCGAAGACCTCTATACAACCCATTTG GCAAATATATGATTAAACTGCACATCAACGGCATCCCACGAAAAGTTATAATCGACGATTATTTGCCCATAGACAGACATGGCAGGATTTTGTGTTCTTATTCAAGCAACAAATCCGAGTTCTGGGTATCACTACTTGAGAAAGCGTATATGAAAGTTATGGGAGGATATGATTTTCCTGGCAGCAATAGC aaTATTGATTTACACGCCTTAACTGGTTGGATTCCTGAGCGTGCAGGAATCCGCCTAGGAGATCCTGACTTTAACAAAGATTCACTTTTTACGATTTTGGAAACTAGGATCGCAAAAGGAGATGTGCTAGTTTCTGTAGCCACTGGGGAATTATCAGATATGGACGCAGAGAGAAGTGGATTAGTTGCCACACATGCTTATGCAGTTATGGATGTTCGAACTATTAATGAT GTCAGattattaaaactgaaaaatcctTGGTCTCATTTACGTTGGCGTGGGAATTATTCTGAACTGGATTTGGTCCATTGGACCAAAGAACTGCaacatttattgaattatgaCCCGCATAGCGCGGCAGAATTTGACAATGGGGTTTTCTGGATCGATTACGATAGTCTACTAAAGTTCTTTGATGTGTTTTACATGAATTGGAATCCAGAGTTATTTAAGTTCACTTACTGCATACATCA AATGTGGCATGCAGGTACAGGCCCTGCAAAAGACCTATACACAGTCGCAGCCAATCCTCAATTTTCGTTAAGCGTAACCTCCGAGGCTTCCGGAGCCGTTTGGCTTCTGCTCAGCAGACACATTACCGACATCGAAGATTTCCGAAACAACAAAGAATTTATCACGCTTTTCGTTTATAAAAATGGACGAAAAGTATTTTATCCTT ACGATCCCCCTCCCTACATCGACGGTGTAAAAATTAACAGTCCGCATTACCTgtgcaaaattattttgaccCCCAATAGCAGTAGAGACTACACAATAGTAGTCTCTCAATATGAGAAAAGTGCCACCATTTATTACACTTTAAGGGCCTACGCTACTTGTCCCTTTAAATTGAGTGAAATTAAAGATCCATATATAGAAGAAAGACAG attaCAGGTGAGTGGAAAGGATCAACAGCTGGAGGCTGTCCTAACCATCCTGCAACATATCCTGCAAACCCTAAATTTCGACTGGATATTGAAAGCAACACTAATAGTAACCAACTGTTGCTGGAATTGAAAGGTCCAAAGCAATACCAAATAGGACTTCAGGCTATGATTAAACACGTCAATGATGAAAGTGTCAGTGCACCATTTAAAACCAAATCTTCAGGACCCTAtag gtcTGGATATGTGGTCTTGGAACTCTCGAACATTCCATCGGGTTCGCTGGAAGTCGTCCCGTCCACTTTTGTGCCTGGCCAAGAAGGACCATTCATTTTGGTCGTCAAGTCGTCGAGTTTATGTAGAATTAACCAAAtacagtaa
- the LOC136346389 gene encoding casein kinase I-like, whose translation MELRVGNKYRLGRKIGSGSFGDIYLGTNISTGEEVAIKLECIKTRHPQLHIESKFYRMMQGGVGIPQMKWCGTEGDYNVMVMELLGPSLEDLFNFCSRRFLLKTVLLLADQLISRTDFIHSRNFIHRDIKPDNFLMGLGKKGNLVYIIDFGLAKKYRDGRTHQHIPYKENKNLTGTARYASINTHLGIEQSRRDDLESLGYVLMYFNRGSLPWQGLKAATKRQKYERISEKKISTPIEELCKGYSSEFSTYLNYCKQLRFEERPDYSYLRQLFRTLFHRQGFTYDYVFDWNMLKFGGSRGSHCEDNTGRAVTRYGSHAAGATGGQVGDATSAQQPQRSRRTHDAPAPIPLDDVITSNSPRMYDSHERRVSMRLRQTAPNASTSDLSTSKQANASGVAMAPPAIPGAQPPPGAPRRGSSSKDPPGRMKK comes from the exons ATGGAGCTCCGAGTGGGTAATAAGTACAGACTGGGCCGCAAAATTGGCTCGGGCTCGTTTGGGGACATCTATTTAG GAACTAATATTTCCACGGGAGAGGAAGTAGCCATTAAGCTAGAATGTATTAAAACCAGACATCCCCAGCTGCATATAGAATCCAAATTCTATAGAATGATGCAGGGTGGAG TGGGTATCCCCCAAATGAAGTGGTGCGGCACCGAGGGCGACTACAATGTCATGGTGATGGAACTGCTGGGTCCTTCTCTAGAAGatctgtttaatttttgttcgcGCCGCTTCTTGCTCAAGACGGTCCTGCTACTAGCTGACCAATTGATCTCACGCACCGATTTTATCCATTCTAGGAATTTCATTCATAG GGACATTAAACCGGACAATTTCCTAATGGGCTTAGGAAAGAAGGGCAACCTTGTGTATATTATAGATTTTGGTTTAGCTAAGAAATACAGGGACGGACGTACCCATCAACACATACCTTACAaggaaaacaaaaatcttACAG GTACTGCCAGATACGCCAGTATAAACACCCACTTAGGCATAGAACAGTCCAGAAGAGATGATCTCGAATCCTTAGGTTATGTACTCATGTATTTCAATAGAGGGTCTTTACCGTGGCAAGGCCTGAAGGCGGCCACCAAGCGTCAGAAATACGAGCGAATATCCGAAAAGAAAATCTCCACTCCTATAGAAGAATTATGCAAG GGCTATTCATCTGAGTTTTCCACCTATCTGAACTACTGCAAACAATTGAGGTTTGAAGAGAGACCCGATTACAGTTACCTAAGACAATTGTTCCGGACGTTGTTCCATAGGCAAGGTTTCACGTATGATTACGTGTTCGATTGGAATATGCTCAAATTCG GAGGTTCTCGAGGAAGCCACTGCGAAGACAATACAGGCCGCGCAGTTACGCGTTATGGATCTCACGCGGCAGGAGCTACGGGTGGGCAAGTTGGGGATGCTACGTCTGCGCAGCAACCGCAAAGGAGCCGGAGAACGCACGATGCGCCTGCTCCCATTCCTTTAGACGATGTTATTACAAGTA atTCTCCTAGAATGTATGACAGCCACGAACGAAGAGTTTCTATGAGGTTAAGACAGACTGCTCCCAATGCCTCCACCTCGGATTTAAGCACCTCGAAGCAGGCGAA CGCCTCCGGAGTGGCAATGGCGCCCCCAGCGATCCCTGGAGCGCAGCCCCCTCCAGGTGCTCCGAGACGCGGTAGTTCGAGCAAAGATCCGCCCGGTCGGATGAAAAAGTGA
- the Hpr1 gene encoding THO complex subunit 1 yields MSSSRVQANFDKLRTEFKQSLKTTFSKGNIELLDTQISFYKRTEADIKTPLDEAFRDLLLDLLAEEVGVECLKSFVQFSIQSCRKHLITPTMPVVLLGDIFDTLTLDACQNMFSFVEDNVQIWKEELFFTGCKNHLLRLCNDLLRRLSRTIATVFCGKILLFLAKFFPFSERSGLNIVSEFNLENVTEYGSDTADDVVTEIISGDQKHVIDFSFYCKFWQLQDFFRNPNQCYDKVQWKMFCSHSVNILNTFQGIKLDYISASEQSTNVGYFAKYLTSQKLLDLQLNDVSFRRSVLLQFLIVFQYLTSSVKFKSDNYELKADQKEWIQNSSEKVYNLLRETPPDGENFAVIIRNILKREELWNTWKNDGCPEIKKFLPQNESMEMPAGKKSGVFVGDLIREAHREKKNYLGNPDLTKLWNICPSNLEACKDRDFLPSMDDYFADAISQVESGAAVKDEDNLLKDSNFGWRALRLLARRSPYFFSINTQNHPLPKYLEVMMHKIAHEKPGRSEENSQEAQTEQETEDNIFTEEQNPEDFKQNEYFTEETNQRKERPKDINMERLQTLIEKIAPDWEKLGTKLGYQADEIEWFKNENPKRFEQAKHMMNLWFEDDEDANLDNLLYILEGLDMTEAADAVRNELLNTASEN; encoded by the exons ATGTCCTCATCCAGAGTACAAGCAAACTTCGATAAACTGAGAACAGAATTCAAG CAATCCCTTAAAACCACCTTCAGCAAGGGCAACATAGAACTTCTTGATACTCAAATCAGTTTTTACAAACGTACAGAAGCAGATATCAAAACCCCACTTGATGAAGCTTTTAGGGATCTTTTGCTTGACTTATTAGCTGAAGAAGTTGGAGTCGAATGTTTAAAAtcatttgttcaattttccaTTCAATCATGCAGAAAACATTTGATCACTCCTACAATGCCAGTAGTGTTATTgg GTGATATATTTGATACACTGACCTTAGATGCGTGTCAAAATATGTTCAGTTTTGTTGAAGATAATGTACAAATCTGGAAAGAGGAGCTCTTTTTTACTGGCTGTAAAAACCATCTTTTGCGTCTTTGTAATGATTTGCTCAGGCGCTTATCCAGAACCATTGCCACAGtattttgtggtaaaattcTCTTATTCTTAGCAAAATTCTTTCCATTTTCTGAGAGATCAG GTTTGAATATTGTAAGTGAATTTAACCTGGAAAATGTTACTGAATATGGTTCAGACACTGCAGATGATGTGGTTACAGAAATAATTTCTGGAGATCAAAAACATGTCATCGACTTCtctttttattgcaaattttggCAACTGCAAGACTTTTTTAGAAATCCTAATCAGTGTTATGATAAAGTTCaatggaaaatgttttgttcT CACTCCGTAAACATACTAAACACATTTCAAGGCATAAAACTAGACTACATATCTGCGTCGGAACAATCTACAAACGTCGGATATTTTGCCAAATATTTGACCAGCCAAAAGCTATTGGATCTCCAATTGAATGATGTCAGTTTTAGGAGATCCGTTTTATTACAGTTTTTGATTGTGTTTCAGTACTTGACCTCATCAGTTAAGTTTAAATC agATAATTACGAATTGAAAGCCGATCAGAAAGAATGGATTCAAAATTCTTCTGAAAaggtatataatttattaagagAGACACCTCCAGATGGCGAAAATTTTGCTGTAATAATCAGGAATATCCTAAAAAGGGAGGAATTATGGAACACTTGGAAAAATGATGGTTGTCCTG aaataaaaaagtttttgccACAAAACGAATCTATGGAAATGCCAGCAGGCAAAAAATCAGGAGTTTTTGTTGGCGATTTAATAAGGGAAGCGCATCGTGAGAAGAAAAACTATTTGGGGAA TCCAGATCTGACAAAGTTATGGAACATTTGCCCAAGCAATTTGGAAGCTTGCAAAGACAGGGACTTTCTGCCTTCTATGGATGATTACTTTGCAGATGCTATTAGCCAAGTAGAATCTGGTGCAGCTGTGAAAGATGaggataatttattgaaagacAGTAACTTTG GATGGCGGGCTTTGAGACTTCTCGCCAGGCGCAGTCCGTACTTCTTCTCTATCAACACTCAAAACCACCCGTTACCGAAATACTTGGAAGTCATGATGCACAAAATTGCCCACGAGAAACCCGGTAGAAGCGAAGAAAATAGTCAA GAGGCTCAAACTGAACAAGAAACTGAAGATAATATTTTCACGGAGGAACAAAACCCTGAAGATTTCAAACAGAATGAATACTTCACCGAAGAAACCAATCAAAGGAAGGAACGACCCAAAGACATTAATATGGAGCGATTGCAGACACTTATCGAAAAAATCGCTCCCGATTGGGAAAAGTTAGGCACCAAATTAG GCTACCAAGCAGATGAAATTGAAtggtttaaaaatgaaaacccAAAACGTTTTGAACAAGCCAAACATATGATGAATTTGTGGTTCGAAGACGATGAGGACGCAAATCTAGACAACctcctgtatattttagaGGGATTGGACATGACTGAAGCAGCTGATGCTGTACGCAATGAATTATTGAATACAGCTTCAGAAAATTAA